The Rhopalosiphum maidis isolate BTI-1 chromosome 1, ASM367621v3, whole genome shotgun sequence genome has a segment encoding these proteins:
- the LOC113555168 gene encoding laminin subunit gamma-1 isoform X2, producing the protein MELISFCLWIFALILRCQPTEWDGLTPWFTGSECNCNEFSHRCFFDKELYDRTGHGGHCLDCAGNRDGANCERCRENYYQRKGDTHCSPCECNEVGSWSLQCNSEGKCQCREGVTGDKCDRCAENHFDFGPTGCKPCGCTVAGSLDNEPRCEAENGNCICKENVEGIQCNKCKPGFFNLDEDNLFGCTPCFCYGHSSVCQSASGYSRVSIESVFVRGNERWNGSDIYGRTVLPVHSPFKQSLEISSPSKDAVYLLAPDKFLGDQRSSYNHDLTFKLSIGENSPDPTINDIILEGGAGLRVTQAIFGQGNTLPSDTPKMYKFRLHENPDYGWQPRLSSRDFFSVLSNLTAIKIRGTYSDRGVGFLDDVSLQTARRGAPGLPANWVEMCTCPEGYIGQFCESCAPGSRHEPTSGGPFSPCVPCNCHGHASICDADTGRCICQHNTAGENCDRCAKGYYGNALQGTALDCKLCPCPNQGSCVLIGEDTVICLECPKGYGGPRCDICSDGYFGDPTGKNGPISICKSCDCNSNVDPNGIGNCNRTTGDCLKCIYNTGGAQCDQCLPGYFGDALAPEKGDCKPCDCYHLGTTETGFGPLACDQLTGQCQCKPHVVGVNCDQCEAGHYNIGSGDGCQSCECDAVGSVNNTCDTNTGQCICRPGITGKKCDACEPFHYGFSAEGCKSCACDSIGSVSLQCDANGQCPCLENVEGRRCDQCKENKYDRQRGCVDCPACYNLVQDAVSSHRENLKKLEDVLKNINDNPTVVIDEDFEQKLKEVQLQVDELEQNAKLATGGNIPTSDKLISLHSQIKEIQDLMAQTSNWTTLAEEKSLQAENNIMNIEKMNDKSSNTLKRAMEYIETEGATSLLKAISKSNELGQQSDQMSEIAREARTFLMLKEQEIEKMKVTAAQAMKISSEAYNITRDAVNQQKNISDELKSLDTEVNYVKDKLNTIITQANEAQELVTMVNNDSLSIYRDIYAINLPDVNVTVLKQNISNLNAEAEQVKNDLRMQGTDQNIMNLIKEVAEELQQSEITLAQGEKQQRTRENFLAQANASYEKADQAVKLGVRILEEAQQTLSTLQAFDKQVQDSKKNATEALGQVSEIKQLIEEASDNTIRAQEALAGAELSAIAARDTAKNAQTTYADQALEDSNKIKKAAEELASEVHKLFDETVGQIKRVGNTAERLKDAETQFEQDQKSIDDAKTKIGQAKTSSSESKKMVDKALQDVEQISKELLDLADSDTDKLSLLNNRLETAEQELLNAELDKKLAAINTAKISQAQLINKLKEDIKTLTNDVKNIEAIRMALPSGCWKKTNIEELR; encoded by the exons AATGCAATTGTAACGAGTTTTCTCACCGATGCTTCTTCGACAAAGAGCTGTACGACCGGACCGGACACGGAGGACACTGTCTAGACTGTGCCGGAAACCGGGACGGAGCGAACTGTGAGCGGTGCAGAGAGAACTATTACCAGAGGAAGGGCGACACGCACTGCTCGCCGTGCGAGTGTAATGAAGTCG GATCGTGGAGTTTGCAGTGTAACTCCGAAGGCAAGTGCCAATGTCGTGAGGGCGTGACGGGTGACAAATGCGATCGGTGCGCCGAAAATCATTTTGATTTCGGGCCGACCGGATGTAAACCGTGTGGATGTACAGTAGCCGGTAGTCTGGATAACGAGCCAAGGTGTGAGGCCGAAAATGGAAATTGCATTTGCAAGGAGAACGTCGAGGGAATTCAATGCAACAA ATGTAAACCGGGTTTCTTCAACTTGGACGAGGACAATTTATTCGGTTGTACGCCTTGTTTCTGCTATGGACATTCTTCGGTGTGCCAGTCCGCTTCGGGTTATTCGAgag tATCCATCGAGAGCGTGTTTGTCCGGGGCAACGAGCGTTGGAATGGATCGGATATCTACGGTAGAACGGTGTTGCCGGTTCACAGTCCTTTCAAACAATCGTTGGAGATTTCTTCACCATCGAAAGACGCCGTTTACTTATTGGCACCGG ACAAGTTCCTCGGAGACCAGCGTTCCAGTTACAATCATGACTTGACCTTCAAACTGAGCATCGGTGAAAACAGTCCCGATCCAACTATCAACGACATCATTCTTGAGGGCGGTGCCGGTCTTCGCGTCACTCAAGCAATATTTGGACAAGGAAACACATTGCCTTCCGACACG ccaaaaatgtataaattccgTCTTCACGAGAATCCGGACTATGGCTGGCAACCCAGGCTGTCTTCGCGCGATTTCTTCAGCGTTTTATCGAATCTGACAGCCATAAAAATACGAGGAACATATTCTGACAGAG GAGTCGGTTTTTTGGACGACGTTTCACTTCAGACAGCCCGGCGCGGCGCTCCAGGATTGCCGGCTAACTGGGTCGAGATGTGCACTTGTCCCGAAGGATACATCGGACAATTCTGCGAATCATGTGCACCTGGTTCTCGACACGAACCTACTAGTGGTGGTCCTTTCTCGCCATGTGTTCCGTGTAACTGTCACGGCCATGCCTCCATCTGCGATGCGGATACAG GTCGGTGCATTTGTCAGCATAATACGGCGGGCGAAAATTGCGATAGGTGCGCGAAAGGATACTACGGTAACGCTTTGCAGGGAACCGCACTCGACTGTAAACTGTGTCCGTGTCCCAACCAGGGAAGTTGCGTTTTGATCGGAGAAGATACGGTCATTTGTTTGGAATGTCCCAAAGGATACGGAG GACCCAGATGTGATATTTGCAGTGATGGTTACTTCGGTGACCCGACTGGAAAGAATGGACCGATCAGTATTTGCAAATCTTGCGACTGCAATTCAAATGTAGACCCAAACGGAATCGGTAATTGCAATCGAACGACCGGAGACTGTCTAAAGTGCATCTACAATACTGGCGGAGCACAGTGCGACCAATGTTTGCCTG GATACTTTGGGGACGCCCTTGCTCCTGAAAAAGGCGATTGCAAACCTTGTGACTGTTATCATCTTGGCACCACTGAAACAGGATTTGGACCTTTAGCGTGTGATCAATTAACTGGACAATGTCAGTGTAAACCACACGTAGTCGGAGTAAACTGTGACCAATGTGAAGCCGGTCACTATAACATAGGCAGCGGAGAC ggCTGTCAATCGTGTGAATGCGATGCAGTGGGTTCCGTCAACAATACCTGCGATACCAACACCGGTCAATGTATATGTCGTCCGGGAATAACCGGCAAGAAATGTGACGCGTGCGAACCTTTCCATTATGGATTTTCAGCCGAAGGGTGTAAATCGTGCGCTTGTGATTCCATTGGTTCGGTGTCTTTGCAGTGTGATGCGAATGGACAGTGTCCG tgTTTGGAAAATGTGGAAGGAAGGCGTTGCGATCAAtgtaaagaaaacaaatacgATCGGCAAAGAGGTTGCGTGGATTGTCCAGCATGTTATAATTTGGTTCAAGATGCCGTTTCTTCACATCGCGAAAACCTAAAAAAACTGGAAGATgtgttaaaaaacattaatgacAACCCTACTGTGGTAATTGACGAAGATTTCGAACAAAAACTGAAAGAAGTTCAGTTGCAAGTGGACGAATTGGAACAAAACGCCAAACTTGCTACTGGtg GTAACATCCCAACGAGTGACAAATTGATTTCTCTTCATAGCCAAATAAAGGAAATTCAAGATCTTATGGCTCAAACAAGCAACTGGACTACTTTAGCCGAAGAAAAATCTTTACAGGCTGAAAATAACATcatgaatattgaaaaaatgaatgatAAATCGTCAAATACATTGAAAAGAGCAATGGAATATATTGAAACCGAAGGGGCCACATCGCTTCTCAAGGCTATATCGAAAAGTAATGAACTCGGACAACAGAGTGACCAAATGTCTGAAATTGCTAGGGAAGcgagaacatttttaatgtt aaAAGAgcaagaaattgaaaaaatgaaagtTACTGCAGCACAAGCTATGAAAATATCATCTGAAGCATATAACATAACTAGAGACGCTGTTAATCAACAGAAAAATATCAG TGATGAATTAAAATCTTTGGATACGGAAGTTAACTACGTAAAggataaattgaatacaattattactcaAGCAAATGAAGCGCAAGAATTGGTGACTATGGTCAATAATGATTCATTGTCAATATATCGGGATATTTATGCAATAAATTTACCGGATGTCAATGTCACAGTTCTGaagcaaaatatttctaatttaaacgCAGAA GCTGAACAAGTCAAGAATGATTTAAGAATGCAAGGAACTGACCAAAACATTATGAACCTTATAAAAGAAGTAGCCGAAGAGCTACAACAATCTGAGATTACATTAGCTCAAGGTGAAAAGCAGCAAAGAACTAGGGAAAACTTTTTGGCACAAGCAAATGCTTCTTATGAAAAAGCAGATCAAGCTGTTAAATTAGGTGTTAGGATTTTAGAAGAAGCTCAACAAACACTGAGCACATTGCAAG CATTTGATAAACAGGTGCaagatagtaaaaaaaatgcaacggAGGCTTTAGGACAGGTATCAGAAATCAAACAGTTGATAGAAGAGGCCAGCGATAATACTATTCGTGCACAAGAAGCATTGGCTGGAGCTGAATTGAGTGCCATAGCTGCTAGAGACACTGCTAAAAATGCACAAACAACATACGCTGATCAAGCATTAGAG GATtccaataaaattaagaaagcTGCCGAAGAATTGGCATCCGAGGTTCACAAGTTATTCGACGAAACTGTCGGCCAGATAAAACGAGTAGGAAATACTGCAGAACGCTTGAAAGACGCAGAAACTCAATTCGAACAGGATCAAAAAAGCATTGACGat GCAAAAACGAAAATTGGCCAAGCAAAAACATCATCAtctgaatcaaaaaaaatggtaGACAAAGCATTGCAGGATGTCGAACAGATATCAAAAGAATTATTAGATCTGGCTGATAGtg atACTGACAAGCTGAGTCTACTTAATAATAGATTGGAAACGGCCGAACAAGAACTGTTGAACGCTGAGTTGGACAAAAAATTAGCAGCTATCAATACTGCTAAGATTTCTCAA gctcagttaattaataaattaaaagaggatataaaaacattgacTAACGATGTCAAAAATATCGAAGCGATACGTATGGCACTTCCGAGTGGATGCTGGAAGAAAACGAATATAGAGGAATTGCGTTGA